One stretch of Pseudomonas fragi DNA includes these proteins:
- a CDS encoding DeoR/GlpR family DNA-binding transcription regulator — MSKRNTPQRRHNILALLAEQGEVSVDELAKRFETSEVTIRKDLAALESNGLLLRRYGGAITMPQELVSDVPQPVSLYKQAIARAAVGLIKEHARIIIDSGSTTASMIPQLGLQPGLVVMTNSLHVANALSELEHEPVLLMTGGTWDPHSESFQGQVAEQVLRSYDFDQLFIGADGIDLQRGTTTFNELLGLSRVMADVAREVIVMVESDKIGRKIPNLELPWSSVHTLITDDRLPLEAREQIQARGITLLCAALS, encoded by the coding sequence ATGTCTAAACGTAATACGCCACAACGCAGACACAACATTCTGGCCCTGCTTGCCGAGCAGGGCGAAGTCAGTGTGGATGAACTGGCCAAGCGATTCGAAACCTCTGAGGTTACGATTCGCAAGGATCTGGCTGCACTCGAAAGTAACGGGCTGTTATTACGTCGTTATGGCGGTGCCATCACCATGCCGCAAGAACTGGTCAGTGATGTACCGCAACCTGTTTCTCTTTATAAGCAAGCCATTGCCCGCGCGGCAGTGGGGCTGATTAAAGAGCACGCCCGCATCATCATCGACAGTGGCAGCACCACAGCCTCGATGATTCCACAACTGGGCCTGCAACCTGGCCTGGTAGTGATGACCAACTCCCTGCACGTCGCCAATGCACTCAGCGAACTGGAACATGAGCCTGTATTGCTGATGACCGGGGGCACCTGGGATCCGCATTCCGAGTCCTTTCAGGGACAGGTTGCCGAGCAGGTGTTGCGCTCCTACGACTTCGATCAACTGTTCATCGGTGCTGACGGCATAGACCTGCAGCGCGGCACGACAACTTTTAACGAGTTGTTGGGTCTGAGCCGGGTCATGGCTGACGTTGCGCGTGAAGTGATCGTGATGGTCGAGTCGGACAAGATTGGTCGCAAAATACCCAACCTGGAACTGCCCTGGAGCAGCGTCCATACCCTTATTACCGATGATCGCCTGCCCCTTGAGGCACGCGAACAGATTCAGGCCCGGGGCATAACACTGTTATGCGCGGCTCTAAGCTAG
- the glmU gene encoding bifunctional UDP-N-acetylglucosamine diphosphorylase/glucosamine-1-phosphate N-acetyltransferase GlmU: MSLDIVILAAGQGTRMRSALPKVLHPVAGNSMLGHVIHSARQLKPTGIHVVIGHGAELVRERLAADDLNFVLQDKQLGTGHAVAQALPFLTAQNVLILYGDVPLIEVETLQRLLKQVGPEQLGLLTVNLADPTGYGRIVRDASGKVSAIVEHKDATEAQRAITEGNTGILALPTQRLADWMGRLSNNNAQGEYYLTDVIAMAVNDGLVVATEHALDPMEVQGANDRKQLSELERHYQLREARRLMALGVTLRDPARFDVRGEVTVGRDVLIDINVILEGRVVIEDDVVIGPNCVIKDSTLRKGVVVKANSHLDGAVMGEHSDAGPFARLRPGSVLDARAHVGNFVELKNAHLGEDAKCGHLTYLGDAEVGPRTNIGAGTITCNYDGANKWKTVLGADVFIGSNNSLVAPVDISNGATTAAGSTINQYVAQEQLAVGRARQRNIDGWKRPVKQSKP; the protein is encoded by the coding sequence ATGTCTCTCGATATCGTTATTCTCGCCGCAGGTCAGGGCACCCGCATGCGTTCCGCCCTGCCCAAGGTTCTGCACCCCGTAGCCGGCAATTCCATGCTGGGTCATGTTATCCACAGCGCCCGCCAGCTCAAGCCGACCGGCATCCATGTTGTTATCGGCCACGGTGCCGAACTGGTGCGTGAACGCCTGGCAGCCGATGATCTGAATTTTGTCCTGCAAGACAAGCAACTGGGTACCGGCCACGCCGTGGCTCAGGCGTTGCCGTTTTTGACCGCGCAAAATGTGTTGATCCTGTACGGCGATGTACCGCTGATCGAGGTCGAGACCCTGCAGCGTTTGCTCAAGCAAGTGGGCCCCGAGCAACTGGGCCTGCTGACCGTCAACCTGGCCGACCCGACTGGCTATGGCCGTATCGTGCGTGATGCCAGCGGCAAGGTCAGCGCTATTGTTGAGCACAAGGATGCGACTGAAGCTCAACGTGCCATCACCGAAGGCAACACCGGAATCCTGGCCTTGCCGACTCAGCGTCTGGCTGACTGGATGGGCCGTCTGTCGAACAACAATGCACAGGGTGAGTACTACCTGACTGACGTAATTGCGATGGCGGTGAACGATGGCCTGGTGGTGGCCACCGAGCATGCACTGGACCCGATGGAAGTGCAGGGCGCCAACGACCGTAAACAGCTCAGTGAGCTGGAGCGTCATTATCAGTTGCGCGAAGCCCGTCGTCTGATGGCATTGGGTGTGACTTTGCGTGACCCGGCCCGTTTCGATGTGCGTGGTGAAGTGACCGTTGGTCGTGATGTGCTGATCGATATCAACGTGATTCTTGAAGGTCGCGTGGTGATTGAAGACGACGTGGTCATCGGCCCGAACTGCGTGATCAAGGACAGCACCCTGCGCAAGGGGGTGGTGGTCAAAGCCAATAGCCATCTCGACGGTGCCGTGATGGGTGAGCATAGCGATGCCGGCCCGTTCGCCCGTCTGCGCCCGGGCAGCGTGCTGGATGCCCGTGCCCATGTGGGTAACTTTGTCGAATTGAAAAACGCCCACCTGGGTGAAGACGCCAAGTGCGGCCACCTGACTTACCTGGGTGATGCCGAAGTCGGCCCACGCACCAATATCGGTGCGGGCACCATCACCTGCAACTACGATGGCGCCAACAAGTGGAAGACCGTGTTGGGCGCCGATGTATTTATCGGTTCCAACAACTCGCTGGTTGCACCTGTGGATATCTCCAACGGTGCCACCACTGCAGCGGGTTCGACCATCAACCAGTACGTCGCCCAGGAGCAACTGGCCGTTGGTCGTGCGCGCCAGCGCAATATTGATGGCTGGAAGCGTCCGGTCAAACAATCAAAGCCTTGA
- a CDS encoding F0F1 ATP synthase subunit epsilon, whose protein sequence is MTVHCDIVSAEGEIFSGQVEMVIAHGSLGDLGIALGHAPLITELKPGPIRLIKLGGESEVFYISGGYLEVQPNMVKVLADTVQRAADLDEASAQEAVKAAEKALNEKGADFDYGSAAARLAEAAAQLRTVQQIRKKFGG, encoded by the coding sequence ATGACAGTCCATTGCGATATCGTCAGTGCGGAAGGAGAAATCTTTTCCGGTCAGGTCGAGATGGTGATTGCGCACGGCAGCCTGGGTGATCTTGGTATCGCTCTGGGTCACGCTCCGCTGATCACTGAACTCAAGCCAGGTCCGATCCGCCTGATCAAGCTGGGCGGGGAATCGGAGGTGTTTTACATCTCCGGTGGTTACCTCGAGGTTCAGCCGAACATGGTCAAGGTTCTTGCCGACACCGTGCAACGTGCTGCCGACCTGGATGAAGCCTCTGCTCAGGAAGCCGTAAAGGCTGCCGAGAAGGCACTGAACGAAAAAGGCGCAGATTTCGATTACGGATCTGCTGCTGCACGTCTGGCCGAAGCCGCAGCTCAGCTGCGCACCGTCCAGCAAATCCGCAAGAAGTTCGGCGGCTAA